One window of Nicotiana tomentosiformis chromosome 11, ASM39032v3, whole genome shotgun sequence genomic DNA carries:
- the LOC104089478 gene encoding U-box domain-containing protein 21-like — MMISTWRKRRTEKKVAKRGLVEDITNMELVIPRHFTCPISLDLMKDPVTLSTGITYDRENIEKWIEAGNQTCPITNQTLRNGEPIPNHSIRKMIQQWCVENKDHGIERIPTPRIPVTSSEVVELLAKISKEIHDLELCGELVSKVKKLVNESERNKRCFVTNGTAQVLSAAFVAFSEEINMRNASTGEVILSILTTILPLDGESKSNLGSISSLRCMVWFLKNGSLSSRRNAVFVLKDILKMEEQDKVEILLGMEGALEGLVKLVKEPICPTTTKASLLAIYHMVNSSHLSSSFANKKAQSRFVDLGLVELLVEMLVDCDKSICEKALGVLDGICSSIEGRKRAYSYALTVPVLVKKLLRVSDLATEFSVSILWKIGKNEKRENGGDVLVEALKLGAFQKLLLLLQVGCSETTKEKASELLKLLNVHRDRAECVDSLDFKSLKRPF, encoded by the coding sequence ATGATGATTTCAACATGGAGGAAAAGGAGAACAGAAAAAAAGGTAGCAAAGAGAGGATTAGTGGAGGATATTACAAACATGGAGTTGGTGATTCCTAGACATTTCACATGTCCAATTTCCTTAGACTTAATGAAAGATCCAGTGACCTTGTCAACAGGGATCACATACGATAGAGAGAATATTGAGAAATGGATTGAGGCTGGGAATCAAACTTGTCCCATCACAAATCAAACATTGAGAAATGGTGAACCAATTCCAAATCACAGCATAAGGAAAATGATCCAACAATGGTGTGTTGAGAACAAGGATCATGGGATTGAAAGAATTCCAACTCCAAGAATTCCTGTGACATCGTCCGAGGTTGTTGAACTACTTGCAAAAATAAGCAAAGagattcatgacttagagttgtgCGGAGAATTAGTGTCCAAAGTGAAGAAGTTGGTGAATGAAAGTGAGAGGAACAAACGGTGCTTTGTTACCAATGGTACTGCACAGGTTTTATCAGCTGCATTTGTTGCATTTTCAGAGGAAATTAATATGAGAAATGCTTCAACAGGGGAAGTGATCTTGTCAATTTTGACGACTATATTGCCTCTGGATGGGGAGTCCAAGTCGAATCTTGGATCGATTTCATCGTTACGTTGCATGGTGTGGTTCTTGAAGAATGGGAGTTTATCAAGCAGGAGAAATGCAGTTTTTGTGCTAAAAGATATCTTGAAAATGGAGGAACAAGAcaaggttgaaatcttgttaggAATGGAAGGAGCTTTAGAAGGCTTAGTGAAACTTGTGAAAGAGCCAATATGTCCTACTACTACAAAAGCTTCTTTATTAGCAATCTACCACATGGTTAATTCATCACATTTGTCGTCGTCTTTCGCCAACAAGAAGGCTCAATCAAGATTTGTTGATCTGGGGTTAGTTGAATTGCTGGTAGAGATGCTTGTTGATTGTGATAAGAGCATATGTGAAAAGGCATTAGGTGTTTTGGATGGAATTTGCAGCTCTATAGAAGGAAGAAAAAGGGCTTACAGTTATGCTCTAACTGTGCCTGTTTTGGTCAAGAAATTGCTGAGAGTTTCAGATTTGGCAACTGAGTTTTCAGTTTCAATTCTATGGAAGATTGGGAAGAATGAGAAGAGGGAAAATGGAGGTGATGTTCTTGTTGAAGCTCTAAAACTTGGTGCTTTTCAGAAGCTTTTGCTGCTGCTACAAGTTGGTTGTAGTGAAACAACAAAAGAGAAGGCTAGTGAGTTGTTGAAGTTGTTGAATGTGCATAGGGATAGAGCAGAGTGTGTTGATTCATTGGACTTCAAGAGTCTCAAAAGGCCATTCTGA